The following are from one region of the Candidatus Obscuribacterales bacterium genome:
- a CDS encoding efflux RND transporter periplasmic adaptor subunit, giving the protein MTETQTKAGQLSTHHRRRWPSRVAIAGAMLSAGVWVGLQILPVLEASRQSMASEADDGMVLPVSTLVIEPVQGYDVDRAYTGEVRARRSSELGFEQGGEVTQIAVTEGMEVTEGAPLAYLNTQTLETEQQAVLAQLAVAQAQLQELQAGPRQEAIAAATATVEDIRNQLDLAELLQQRRQLLFTEGAIAQQDLDEVTYQVGSLRARLTAAQQQQQELQTGTRPEQIAAQEARIQQLQANLASLDVALSQRVLYAPFSGQVALRYVDEGVVVGSGEPVLRLVETGSWEARIGVPPQHVPRVGSAQTVAIAGTSYSAQVLSILPEVDPTSRTVTVLLDVDMNDVPSGQTARLMLSDRVVSEGYWVPTTALVPGVRGLWTVYTVRPDESAQDLAYFKVNRQEVEILHMETERVLVRGTLQPGDRLIADGSQRLVPGQTVRLHP; this is encoded by the coding sequence ATGACGGAAACTCAGACAAAAGCAGGACAGTTGTCCACTCACCATCGGCGACGATGGCCATCCAGAGTAGCCATTGCTGGAGCCATGTTGAGTGCAGGTGTTTGGGTAGGACTGCAAATCCTACCCGTTTTGGAGGCATCTCGTCAGAGTATGGCCTCTGAAGCAGATGATGGGATGGTTTTGCCGGTTTCGACCCTAGTCATCGAGCCGGTGCAGGGCTATGACGTGGATCGAGCCTATACCGGTGAGGTTCGGGCGCGGCGCAGTAGCGAGCTGGGGTTTGAGCAGGGTGGCGAAGTCACCCAAATTGCGGTGACGGAGGGGATGGAAGTAACCGAGGGTGCGCCGTTAGCTTATCTCAATACCCAGACGTTGGAGACCGAGCAACAGGCTGTCTTGGCTCAGCTCGCTGTGGCCCAAGCGCAGCTCCAGGAACTACAGGCCGGGCCGCGCCAGGAAGCGATCGCGGCTGCGACTGCAACGGTAGAGGATATTCGCAATCAACTGGATCTGGCAGAACTGCTTCAACAGCGGCGGCAGCTTTTGTTCACAGAAGGAGCGATCGCTCAACAGGATTTGGATGAAGTAACCTATCAGGTCGGATCACTACGGGCCCGTCTCACGGCTGCCCAGCAGCAGCAGCAGGAACTGCAGACGGGAACACGTCCAGAGCAGATTGCGGCCCAAGAAGCCCGCATCCAACAGCTTCAGGCTAACCTCGCTAGCTTAGATGTCGCCCTGAGCCAACGTGTTCTCTATGCACCGTTTTCTGGACAAGTTGCCCTACGCTACGTGGATGAGGGCGTGGTGGTTGGATCTGGAGAACCGGTGCTGCGGCTGGTGGAAACTGGATCTTGGGAGGCGAGAATTGGGGTGCCGCCCCAGCATGTGCCCAGGGTTGGATCGGCTCAAACGGTAGCGATCGCAGGTACGTCGTATTCAGCTCAGGTACTCTCGATTTTACCTGAGGTTGATCCCACGAGCCGCACTGTGACGGTATTGCTGGATGTGGATATGAATGATGTACCTTCGGGACAAACAGCTCGGTTAATGCTCAGCGATCGCGTTGTGAGTGAAGGCTATTGGGTACCGACAACGGCTTTAGTGCCAGGAGTACGGGGACTGTGGACTGTCTATACTGTTAGACCCGATGAAAGTGCTCAAGATCTAGCGTACTTTAAGGTGAATCGGCAAGAGGTGGAAATCTTGCATATGGAAACGGAGCGAGTCCTCGTGCGAGGTACGCTGCAGCCAGGCGATCGCTTAATTGCTGACGGTTCTCAGCGTTTGGTGCCCGGTCAGACAGTAAGGTTGCATCCTTAA
- a CDS encoding PadR family transcriptional regulator: protein MSLSHTILASLVHHPTTGYELVKDFNERISCYWQASQQQIYRELSRMEEQGWIEGERVIQSDRPNKKLYRVTELGLNVLKDWLVQPSHPAAIREELLVKVLAGYLVDRKVIRAEVERRRQYHQLRFQHHQQTEQDYFQDLDSASLAMQFTYRTLRRGLRYEADWIAWCDETIEWLDSMAENQDPNGGQSG from the coding sequence ATGTCCCTCTCCCACACCATCCTGGCTAGCCTAGTACACCATCCCACCACGGGCTATGAGCTTGTTAAGGATTTCAATGAACGCATTTCCTGCTATTGGCAAGCCAGCCAACAGCAAATCTATCGGGAACTGAGCCGCATGGAAGAGCAGGGTTGGATTGAGGGGGAGCGGGTCATCCAAAGCGATCGCCCCAATAAAAAGCTCTATCGCGTCACCGAACTAGGGCTCAATGTATTAAAAGACTGGCTGGTGCAGCCCTCTCATCCAGCCGCGATACGAGAAGAGCTGTTGGTCAAGGTCTTGGCAGGCTACTTGGTGGATAGAAAGGTGATTCGCGCTGAGGTAGAGCGGCGGCGGCAGTATCACCAGCTTCGCTTTCAACACCATCAGCAAACCGAGCAGGATTATTTCCAGGATCTAGACTCTGCATCACTTGCTATGCAGTTTACCTATCGCACTCTGCGGCGAGGCCTCCGCTATGAAGCTGATTGGATTGCTTGGTGTGATGAGACGATCGAGTGGCTGGATAGCATGGCTGAAAACCAAGATCCTAACGGTGGTCAGTCTGGTTGA